The following are encoded together in the Fusarium keratoplasticum isolate Fu6.1 chromosome 1, whole genome shotgun sequence genome:
- a CDS encoding Sm domain-containing protein produces MDSEQAREYLSGILNKNLRVYTTDGRLFWGALKCTDPDRNIVLAHTYEYRQPSSRQRAEAAEKAGGETIKLDMSSRYLGLVVVPGHHIVKMEVEEFASQMRNQI; encoded by the exons ATGGACTCGGAGCAGGCTCGAGAATACCTATCGGGTATTCTAAACAAGAACCTGCGTGTATACACCACAGATGGTCGCCTATTCTGGGGTGCTCTAAAATGCACCGACCCT GATAGGAACATTGTTCTTGCTCATACATACGAGTACCGGCAACCGTCATCTAGGCAGCGTGCAGAAGCAGCCGAGAAGGCCGGTGGCGAAACAATCAAGCTTGACATGAGCTCCCGCTATCTGGGACTAGTCGTGGTGCCTGGACATCAcatcgtcaagatggaggttgaggaatTTGCGAGCCAAATGCGGAACCAGATTTGA
- a CDS encoding Endoplasmic reticulum transmembrane protein, which produces MTLYYTLVFLLLVFEMALFMLLIIPLPFNVKRKIFTFISENPVVAKIQYWMKITFIFILILFIDSVNRVYRVQLELIAASEQSKQGGAAVMGHERLEVQARKFYSQRNMYLCGFTLFLSLILNRTYVMILEVMRLEDKVRAYEGTKQNTKESEKLAVAGKPGELARLREELEKKEQDLQNLKKQSTQLHKSYDELSDKYAATQQTGEDKKGI; this is translated from the exons ATGACGCTCTACTACACTCTC GTctttttgttgttggtgtttgaGATGGCGCTGTTCATGCTCCTGATCATCCCGCTCCCCTTCAACGTTAAGCGCAAGATCTTTAC CTTCATCTCTGAGAACCCCGTCGTCGCCAAGATTCAGTACTGGATGAAGATCACCTTCATCTTTATCCTGATCCTCTTTATCGACAGCGTCAACCGAGTCTACCGTGTTCAGCTTGAGCTCATCGCCGCGTCGGAACAGTCTAAGCAGGGAGG CGCTGCCGTCATGGGTCACGAACGTCTCGAAGTCCAAGCCCGCAAGTTCTACTCTCAGCGCAACATGTACCTCTGCGGCTTCACCCTGTTCCTTTCGCTCATCCTCAACCGCACCTATGTGATGATCCTCGAGGTGATGCGTCTCGAGGACAAGGTCCGCGCCTACGAGGGCACCAAGCAGAACACCAAGGAGAGCGAGAAGCTTGCCGTCGCTGGCAAGCCCGGCGAGCTCGCCCGTCTCcgggaggagcttgagaagaaggagcaggacCTGCAGAACCTTAAGAAGCAGAGCACTCAGCTTCACAAGAGCTACGACGAGCTTAGCGACAAGTATGCTGCCACTCAGCAGACTGGTGAGGATAAGAAGGGTATCTAA
- a CDS encoding FAD-binding PCMH-type domain-containing protein, giving the protein MTADKFSALRKELVKGRLLVPGDDGYEASLQRWSLTCVKPAAAVAQPTTAEEASAVVKFATANGIKFNVKGGGHSTSQSSSAPSPEGIVLDLALMRDVSVDAAAQTVSFGGGCLWEDVDDALWPHGLATVGGTVSHTGVGGLILHGGYGVLSGLHGLAIDQLISCQVVLADGSIVTASQSENPDLFWALRGAGSSFGVVTQFTSRAFPQGEIWGGLVILAKDKLPAVVDFLNKWEETNDGNQVFIAGFTHAPPGPDPEGPRPLVTIVQMAHVGPNAVEDGPKYFAPVLELDALTKQTGPMPYPSVNKSGDAMFAAGGRYMFGGSNFTLPLKLSTAEAIRDRFEAFIDENPSAKGSMVVLECTPHGKIRSVPIESTAFNSRGNYYNIGIVWKWEDESLDKKIRAFNREYQKAARDLGYNDASLKDGVGNYINYVSTDAVSAENAFGTNARRLRALKKQYDADNVFDKLWKLLGEVEEQWVA; this is encoded by the exons ATGACAGCAGACAAGTTCTCGGCGTTGCGAAAGGAACTGGTCAAGGGACGTCTGCTAGTCCCTGGAGACGATGGATATGAAGCTAGCCTCCAGCGATGGAGTCTTACCTGTGTCAAACCAGCT GCAGCAGTAGCTCAGCCCACAACCGCCGAGGAAGCGAGCGCAGTCGTCAAATTCGCAACGGCCAATGGCATCAAATTCAATGTCAAGGGCGGCGGCCACAGCACCTCGCAATCCTCCAGCGCCCCCTCCCCCGAGGGCATAGTCCTAGACTTGGCTCTTATGAGGGACGTCTCGGTAGATGCAGCCGCCCAGACCGTCTCAtttggaggaggctgtcTTTGGGAAGACGTTGATGATGCCCTTTGGCCCCACGGATTGGCGACCGTTGGAGGCACCGTCTCGCACACGGGTGTTGGCGGACTGATTCTGCACGGAGGATATGGCGTCTTGTCCGGCCTCCACGGGCTGGCTATCGACCAGCTGATCTCTTGCCAAGTTGTGCTAGCAGACGGGAGCATCGTTACCGCATCTCAATCCGAGAACCCCGACCTCTTCTGGGCTCTACGGGGTGCCGGCAGCAGCTTTGGTGTTGTGACTCAGTTCACCAGCAGAGCATTTCCACAGGGTGAGATCTGGGGtggcctcgtcatcttggccaaAGACAAGCTCCCTGCCGTGGTCGATTTCCTCAACAAGTGGGAGGAAACCAATGATGGGAACCAGGTCTTCATCGCCGGCTTCACCCATGCCCCTCCAGGCCCGGATCCAGAGGGCCCTCGTCCCCTGGTGACCATCGTGCAGATGGCCCACGTTGGACCCAAtgccgtcgaggatggaCCCAAATACTTTGCCCCAGTGTTGGAGCTCGATGCGCTCACGAAGCAGACTGGGCCTATGCCCTATCCCTCGGTCAACAAGAGCGGAGACGCCATGTTTGCTGCAGGTGGCCGATACATGTTTGGTGGCAGCAACTTCACCCTCCCTCTCAAGTTGTCAACGGCTGAGGCAATCCGCGATCGTTTCGAGGCCTTCATCGACGAGAACCCCAGCGCCAAGGGTAGCATGGTAGTCCTCGAATGCACTCCCCACGGCAAGATTCGATCCGTCCCCATCGAGTCAACAGCCTTTAACTCGCGAGGCAACTACTACAACATCGGCATCGTGTGGAAGTGGGAGGATGAAAGTCTGGACAAGAAGATCCGCGCGTTCAACCGCGAATACCAGAAGGCGGCCCGTGACCTTGGCTACAACGACGccagcctcaaggacggcGTGGGAAACTACATCAACTACGTTAGTACTGACGCTGTCTCGGCAGAGAATGCATTCGGGACAAATGCTAGACGGCTGAGGGCGCTGAAGAAGCAATATGATGCCGATAACGTCTTTGACAAGCTGTGGAAGCTGTTgggagaggttgaggagcaaTGGGTGGCCTAG